The Chengkuizengella sediminis genome contains the following window.
ACCTTCTGTAACAACAACATCGTTATTTAAAAATACAATAACATCTCCACTAGCTATCTTAACTGCTTGATTGTTCCCTTTAGCAAACCCGACATTTTCTTTATTTAAAATGACAAGAAGATCAGATTGTTTATTTAAATAGTCTACAGTACCATCTTGTGAGGAATTATCTACGACGATGAGTTCATAATCTGAATAAGTATATTTCCTTATACTTTCAATGCACTTTTTTGTGTATGTTAGTTGGTTGTGACTTAAAACAATAATACTTGTATTCATGTTTTAAAAATAGCTCCTTCAAATGTAGATATCGTTTAAAATTAGAAAAGTTACTTTATATTTTATGATTTATCTAAGATTGTGTTCCTAATTAAGTTACATGGAACCTCTGGAAGAGTGGAACATAACTGAATCATTTTTCATTTATTAATAAGATATCTAAAGAATGGAATTGTATTTAGTTAATGAACATGAATGAATCCGAATAGAGGTGTTAAGATGAATAAAGAACAATCTGATAGATTGAGTAAAGAAACTAAGTTAAAAGAAATAGAGTTAGAGATTGAGCAAAAAAATGATGAAATTGAGGATTTAAGGAAAGAAATAGGGCGAAAGAATGAACAGCTCTTTAAAGCAATCACCAACATAAATAAAAAAAATCAAATTATCAATGAATTAAATAGGACTAATGTTTCTAGTCAGATGAATAATGATATACTCCTTAATGATTATCAGAATAACAAATTACAAAGAAAATTTTTCAAGGATATTCTTTTTATTAATGGATGTACATTAGATCATCCTTTTAGGTACAGAGTACTTCATCAGATTGAACAGTTACATTTTAATGGTTACTCATGTGATTGTGTCTTTTATGAAGATTTAGATTTGCAAATGGTAAAGTATTATAGAGGATTTATATTTTATAGATGTCCACATACGAAAAACGTTGAAGAATTTATAATAAAGTGTAAGTACTATAACAAAGTAACGTTTTTTGATATAGATGACTTAGTCATAGACTTTAAATATGTGAATCAAATTAAGTATATTCATACCATGAATGAGAAGGATTATGATTTGTATATGGACGGGGTCAATCGAATGCAACAAACGATGAAGTTATGTGATCATGCTATTACTACCACGGAAACATTAAAAGAAGAGCTTTGCGAATATGTGAATGGTGAAATATTTATTAATCGAAATGTGTCTTCTGATTACATGGCATATTTAGCGTTAGAAGCACTTAAAACAAAAGTACCTGATAATAACAAAATAATAATCGGTTATTTTAGTGGGAGTATTACACATAATGACGACTTTCAAATGATACTTCCTATAATAAAGCGAGTGCTGTCAGAGTATAAAAATTTGTATATAAAAATTGTTGGAATATTAGATGTTCCAGATGAATTAGAAAATTATAAAGAACAAATTATCATAGAAGAATTTCATCATTGGCAAGAGCTGCCTAAAATTATTTCTGCAGTAGACATAAATATATGTCCACTAGAAAATACGATCTTTAATAGGGCTAAATCTGAGAATAAATGGGTAGAAGCTGCTTTTGTCAAAACACCAACAATAGCAAGTAATGTAGGGGCCTTTAATACTTGTATTCAACATGGTGTCGACGGACTATTATGTAATGATAACGACGATTGGTATTTAAACTTGAAATTGTTAATTGATGATGACAGAAAAAGAAATAGTATAGCTGAAAATGCATGTCACAGGGTTAGAAAAAATAATGTAACTTCATATACAGGATTGTCATTATTAAAATTTATTGAATCAAATTTAAATCCCAATATTTTATTTGTTTTACCCTCAACTAATATTAGTGGGGGAGTAAATGTAACGATTAAACATTGTAGTATATTACGAGATCATGGTTATGATGTAACAATCATCAATAATGATAAAAGTGATGAAAATATAAAAAATAAAGATGGTGAAGTTAATGTGGTGTCTTCTTTAAATACTACTTTTCAGGCATTCTTTCACAAGTTAGTTGCGACATTATGGAATACATTAGATTTTGTTAACATTTATCCAAAAGTAAAGAAAAAGTATTATTTGGTACAAAATTTTGAAACCGATTTTTATGCACACGGCCAATCAACGAAGATATATGCAAACAGAACTTATAATTCTTTCAACAACTTGAAATATCTAACGATATCCAAGTGGTGCTCTAGTTGGTTATATGAAAAATACAAGAAACAATCAAAATATGTTCCAAACGGAATTGATCTTGCTATCTTTAAGTATAAAAAAAGAAATTTTAAAGAGAAAAAAATAAAAATTTTAATAGAAGGTAACTCCGAAGACAATGGTAAAAATGTAGATGAGAGTTTTAAGATTAGTAATCAATTAGATAGAGATAAATATGAAATATGGTATTTATCATATAAAGGAAAACCAAAAGATTGGTATATGGTTGATAAATTGTTTCATCAGATTCCTAATGATGAGGTCTATAAAATATATCAAGAATGTCATTTATTGATTAAATCAAGTATATTAGAGAGTTTTTCATATCCACCTCTTGAGATGATGGCAACTGGTGGTATTGTACTTGTTGCTCCTAATGAGGGCAACAAAGAATATCTAAAAGATCGAGAAAATTGTCTTATGTATAACCAAGGTGATATTAACATGGCTATCAGTTTAATTGAAGAGGTTATTTCTGATGAGTCTTTAAGGGGAAAATTGATTTGTTCTGGTCTAGAAACATCAAAAGGAAGAGAGTGGAATTGTATGAAAGATCGTATTGTTGAATTGTATGATTAAAATTGATCAATAAGTTAAAATGTTCTTCTATTGTAGTATTTGTGCCTATAGGAGTATGTTTCAAAACAAATGTCTGTTAAAGTTCCATAGAGGGGGATAGACATCCCTTTTTTCTATAACATCGGCATGTGTCAGCATGCCGATGTGTATGGTTCGAACTTTTCTGTATATAAATCAAATCCCTATCTGTTTTAAGGTGGGGATCATTTGACGTTTACGTTTTCTCCAATATACACTATGAGGATCAATTCTAATAAGTGGCTCATTTATTTTGTTTTGTTGACGAAAATCATGCACCGCTGGTTTACATGTTGGTAATTCGTAATCATCAATAATTATAAATCCATCTGGAGAAACCTTATGATAAAGATTTGTTAAGCTATCCATGGTAGATTCATATAAGTCACCATCCAGTCTAGCGATAGCAATTTTACCAAAGGGTGCCGATGGTAAGGTATCTTTAAACCAACCTTTTAGAAATTTCACTTGATCATCAAGTAAATCATATTTTCTAAAATTTTGTTGAACTTGTTCTAAAGAAACACTTAAGTAATCACTGGTCCATAGTATATCACCTGCATCATGTGGATATTTCTCTTCATTAGGTACAGGTAATCCTTTAAATGAATCAGCGACCCAAACATTACGGTTTTGTATACTGTAAGCTTTTAAAAATCCACGCATGAAAATGCAACTTCCCCCCCTCCAGACACCTGTTTCAATGAAATCTCCTTTAATGTTATCTTTTATAACACTTTCCATTGCGTCGTGTAATTGATCCATTCGGGGGCGTCCAATCATGCTATGTGCAATGGTAGGCCAATTGTGAGAATTTAAGAATTCATTTAATTCTGAAGGTATGGGACGGCCTGTAGGTGAATATATTTCTTTTTTTGACCAAATCTCAAACAATATTGTCTTTTTTAGTAACTCAAGATATAAATTTATTTCACGCTTTGCTTTCATTAATATTCTCCCCTTTAGCATTCGAACATCAGTTCGATAATTTCACTCATGCTTAAACATGTATACTTCTTATATTATTATTTTTCGTTATAAATTGTGACAAATGAAAGAAGATGAGCATTTGCACTCATGAAATCTGAAAATGTTAAAAAGTCTCACTGGAATCGAACAAGATGAATTTGGAGAGAAATTCTTAAGTTATAATTAACACTTTTTAGATATTAAATCTCCTTAATATGATTTTCCTTGGGAAAATAAAGATATATATGGATATTCGCCTCATTTGGAACTCTATTCCATCATTTTTCATATATATAACAACATACATTTGAGAATGAAATTGTATCTTAAGGATATGATTTTATTGTTTTGTCAAAAGTGAAATCATGGTTTAGAGGCAGGGGAAGATAATATGACTATGGCAACAATAAGTCTTTGTATGATAGTGAGAGATGAAGAGGAAGTACTTGATCGATGTTTAGCATCAATTGCTGACTTAGTAGATGAAATCATAATTGTAGATACAGGTTCAACCGATCAAACGAAAGAGATTGCTAAGAAGTATACCGACAAGATTTTTGATTTTGAGTGGATAGATGATTTTTCAGCAGCGAGAAATTTCTCTTTTTCAAAAGCAACAAGTGAATTTATTATGTGGCTCGACGCAGATGATATTGTACCTGAAGAAAGTCGCAAACAAATTTTAAAACTGAAAGGCAAACTTATTCCACATAACATGGAGTGTGTCATGATGGAATATGAATACTCCTATGATGAGGAGGGGAACCCCACATTTGCTCATCGTCGCGAACGTATTGTAAAAAAAGAGTGCAATTTTCAATGGGTTGGATTAGTTCATGAAATACTTGAAGTTACAGGGGTTGTTTTCGTAACGAATATTGTTATAAAACATTTAAAAACCAAACCAAATACAGATCGAAACATAAAAATTTATGAAAAAGCGATTGAAGAGGGCAAGGACTTAACTGCAAGAGACGTGTTGCATTATGCGAATGAATGTTTTGATCATAAAAAACATAGAGAAGCGATAGAATGGTACCAGAAATTTTTGAAAGAAGATTCTGAGAACGTTGATGAGCGAATTTATGCATATTTAAAACTTGTTGATTGTTATATTCATTTTCAACAATATGATCAAGCGTTGAAGTATGGTTTGTACACGTTTCAATTGGATACGCCTAGGGCGGAGATTTGTTGTAGATTAGGTTACATTTACGAATTTAAAAAAGAAATAGAAAAAGCAATTAGCTGGTACAAAATAGCTACTGTCATTGATATTCCAGGGCAGAGTGTGTATGTGCAACAACCATGTTATACATGGCTTCCACATATACAAATCTGTGCCTGTTACATGTCTTTGGGTAATCTTGAAAAAGCAAAAAAACATAATGACATGGCAGCAAAGTATATTCCTAATAGTTCTTACGTAACTAATAATGAAAAGATTTTAGAAGAAATGAAATCAAAAAACAATGCAGCCACATAGTGAGTGAGATGTGTGAAAAATATGATTATAAATCATTTGATTTCGTTTTGGTTTGATGATGGGTAACCTATAAGGGTTACCCTATTTGAACGTTGGGGAATACTAAATTTGTTCATTTCTTGTAATTTGACAGGTGGATATGGCAAAATTAAGCTGTAGAATTCCACTATTATCAGTGACATCAGTTATATAACAATCCCATCTCTTGGGCATATTGTGTAACAAGTGAGATTGAGTACATTAAACAAAAGGAATATGAAAATATATGAGAAATGAAAAAATTAAACACCTATGCATTTCTGGTTTAGACGGAACTTTATTAAATAATAAAACACAACTATCTGAGCCTTCTTGTCACCAATTGAATATACTCATACGTAATGGTTTGCTCTTTACAGTTGCGAGTGCAAGAAGTATTTTTTCCATTCGACAAACTTTAAAGGGTTTATCTCTTACATTACCGGTAATAGAGTTTGGTGGAGCTTTGATAACAGATATGGATACGGGACATCACCATGTAATAAACAACATTGAACCAAATTTAACGAATGAGTTATATCATTTATTTTCTGAAAGCGGATTTACACCTCTAATTACCAGTTTTAATGGAAAAGAAGATTGTCTATATTATGAAACCATCTCAAATGAAGGGGTAAATTGGTATATAATAAATAGACAACAAATGAAGGATACCCGCTTAAAGAAAGTTGAATTAAAGAGTATAATGAAGGATCAAATTGTATGTTTTACAATTATTGAACATTATGAAATATTAAGAGAACTTAGAAATAAGATCCTTGATATGTATTCCAATCATGTAGAAGTATACTTAAAAGAAAATCCCTTTACAAAAGGATGGTTTTGGTTAACCGTTCATGATAAAAAAGCAACAAAAGAACACGCAATCCACTACTTATTAAAAGAATATGGAGTTAACAAAGAACAACTAACTGTTTTTGGCAGTAAAACGAGTGATCTAAACATGTTCAAAATTGCAAAAAATCGGATCGCAGTTTCTAATGCAAAACCAGAACTAAAAGAGGCTGCTACAAAGGTCATAGGAAGCAATAATGAAGATAGCGTGGTGAATTACATCTTAAATAGTGTATAAGCCTCGGGCGATTAATCTAAAAACGTATAAATAAATATATCATAATTTTACTTGGAGGTTTGTATGAATCGAATTGCAATTATATCTGATATTCATGGCAATATTCCTGCTCTTGATGCAGTAATGAATGACATAACAAAAAGAGATATACATAAAATCTATTGTTTAGGAGATATGGTAGGAAAAGGACCTCATTCAGAAATAGCGGTTGATCGAGTTAGAGAACATTGTGATGTGGTCATTAAAGGAAATTGGGATGATTCTATAACTTTGAAACATGAGCATGAAACAATGTTATGGCATCAGAAACGATTAGGAGTACATAGGTTAGATTATTTAAGGAGTTTACCTTTTTCAATTCATTTTTGGATGAGTGGGAAGTTAGTTCGATTATTTCATGCATCTGCAGAAAGTGTGTATAAAAGGGTTCAACCTTGGGATTCAATGGAAGAAAGGCTTGCTATGTTTAATAATACGGAAAGTACGGGTTTTCCTGAAATAGAACCTGATATGGTAGGATACGGAGACATTCATAATGCTTACATTCAAAACTATAGAGGCAAAACATTGTTTAATGTAGGAAGTGTCGGTAATCCTTTAGATCTTAAACTAGCATCATATGCAATTATTGAAGGAGAATTAGATAGTGGAGACCAGGGTTCGGTTTCAACCCAAATTGTAAGAGTTCCTTATGATATTGAACTTTCAATAAAACAAGCTGTTGATGAAAACATGCCTGAACTTGAAGCTTATATTAAAGAATTAAGAACTGGTAAGTATAGAGGGTTAAAGGATTAGTAAGAACTTTTATTAAAAGGGGAGATAACTTTGAAGAAACTAACTGAACATTGGAATGGGATATACAAAAAAACGGAAGATGAAAATTTAGGGTGGTATGAGGAAGGTTTTTCACAAACATTAAAGATATTAAATCTAATCCCAACATGGAAAGAATCTAAAATGTTTGTTTCAGGTGTTGGAACATCGGGTTTAGTGGATGAACTTTTACAATCTAAGGCAGATTTAGTATTAAATGATTTAAGTTCAGAAGCAATTGAGAAATTAAAACTCAAATATATGGATATGGGTAACCGTATTGAATGGCTGTGTCAGGACATTTCTGAACCACTGCCAACAGATTTGAAAGAGATAGATATTTGGATCGATAGAGCAGTGCTGCACTTTTTAACGGATGATGTTTCTATTGGGCAGTATTTCAAAAATGTAACCACTAGTCTGAACGTTGGAGGTTATGCAATTTTTGCTGAGTTCTCAAAAAAGGGTGCAACTAAATGTGCGGGTCTTGATGTTAGAAGATATGATATTCAAGATTTAAAAGAATATCTTCCTTCTTTTGAATGTATTGCAGAAGAAGAATATACATTTATCAATCCTAAGGGGGACACACGTCCTTACATATATGCTTTATTTAGTAAAATTAAATAAGGAGATTCAATAATTTATATTCAACTTTAAAACAAACGTTAGAATAGGAGCAGATGATATATCATCTGAGTGATTTACTTATGATTTTTTTTGATATAGACGAAACGATTTTAGATTTTAAGGGAGCGGAATATCAAGCAGTAAAAGAATTTTATAACAAATTTACTGATATTTTTAAAATTACAGAAGATGAATTTTATGATCAATGGTGTACAATTGGTAAAAATCATTTTACTAGATTTTTAAAAGGTGAATTGACATTCGAGGAACAAAAAATAGAAAGAATCAAAGATATTTTTCATTTAGTTGAATCAACACTTGATGATTTAAAAGCTGAACAATATTTTCAAATCTACTTAACTTACTTTGAAGAAAGTTGGAAAGTTTTTGATGATGTTTTTCCATGTTTAGATCAATTAAAAGATTATCGATTAGGGATTATAACCAATGGAGATGCACAGCAGCAAATTCAAAAACTTAAAAAAATTGGAGTTTATGATTACTTTGAAATCATAATATCTGCTGGGGATTTAGGAATAGCAAAACCTAACACAGAAATTTTTAAAATAGCTTGTAACAAAGCCAATACTAGACCCTCAGAGTGTTTTTATGTTGGAGATGATTTAAATACGGACATACTGGCTTGTGAAAAAGTGAAAATGAGAGGAATTTGGCTAAATCGAAAAAATCAGAAAGTTGAAACTCAAGTATCTTGGATAAACAACTTGTATGAATTAAAAGATAAAATAAAAGAATTAGAACTTGAAAGAATACATGAAGAGGTTTATAAAAAAATGGAAATGGAGGAATAATATGCAAACAATTGAAACAAAACGTGGTTTTGGATTCATGTACATCATAATTCTTATATTTCTAATGTTTCCAATTAATGTGTTGGCTTATTATAAGATAGAAGTATTACCAATGATATTCAATGGTTCATTTCCTATTTTGATTAGTCTATCAAAATTATGGAGTTTTATCGTATTAATTGATTTTATTTTAATGCCTATTATTATAATGCTTTCCTTTGTTATTATAGTTTTATTTTTTAAACGAAGTAAGTATGTACCAAAATTAATAACTTTGACACTTATCGGATATTTAATATTACTATTAATAGATTTGGCAGCTAATAACTTTCTGTCTAATTATGCAAATGGAGAATATTTGAGTGCAGTAAACGATAGAATTCTAAAAAGTATTTTTAGAACTTTTTTATACATATTAGTTACTATTCCGTATCTGTTTATTTCTAAAAAAACAAAAGAAATATTTATACGATAAATGATCAGAATAAAAGGGGGATCAATATGAAAATAAACAAAAAGAATGCTGAACATTATATTTGGGAATCGAGATCCTCCCTAACACTCCTCATCAAATGATGAACAATTCCTCTAGTAATGTTGAATTCTTGGTTTACCAACAAGTAAAGGTGATAGAGTTGCGGTTGATATAGCTAAGTGAACAAACGCTAATTAGAATCGGGATTATTTATAGAAAACTGCTTAAATGATATTCAAAGAGCAAATTTATTATCAATGTTGGTTATATCATGGAAATAAATTCATTTTTACTTAGGAGTTAAAAATTATGGGAAAACAGAATATAGTAATTTGTAATCTTGATAAAGGTGATGGCCCTTATTTATATGAGCTTGACAAATTGGTATGGAATGAAGAAAATTCACCAATGGTTTTTAATTTGGATAGCTTAGAAGAATTTGAAAATATCATCCATTCAGATAAATATTTTGGATTCTTGGTTGTTGAGAAAGATTGTATAAATTGATTCCATAAAAACCTGTATGTAAGAATCCCTGTAAAAATTATAAGGACGTTGTTTTTCGACACAAAAAGGGAGGATATGAATGATAAAATCCGTGATTTTTGATTTAGATGGTACATTACTTAACAGAAACGAATCATTAAGACGTTTTATTGACGATCAATATAATAAAATAGATGCATTGAAGAAAATAGACAAACAAACTTATATTCAACGGTTTATTGATTTAGATGATCATGGATATGTTTGGAAAGATAAAGTCTATGGCCAACTGATAAAAGAATATCATTTGTCTATAACTGTAGAAGAGTTGTTGGAAGACTATATCAACTCCTTTCAACATCATTGCATTGGTTTTCCTGGACTTATGGAAATGTTAGCTGCATTAAAAAACAAAGGGTTAAAGTTAGCAATTATTTCAAACGGTTATGGAATGTTTCAATATCAAAATATACAAGCACTAGAAATAGAAAACTATTTTGATTTCATTGTTATTTCTGAATGGGAGGGCATAAAAAAACCAGAGCCTGAAATATTTCGAAATACATTAAAAAAATTAGGTGTAAAGGCAGATGAAGCTATATATTTCGGGGATCATCCAGATAATGATGTTATTGCAAGTCGAAATGTAGGTATGAGGGCATTATGGAAGGAAAGTAATTTGTATGACGTTCCATCAGAAAATGATGGGATTATTCGTGATCTGTTAGATGTGAACAAGATTATTAATGAGTTACAAAAACAAAATGATTGATTATTTGCAAATAATGAATTATGGGGTGAAAGAATATGCAAATACGTTCTTTAAAACCAACTGATTATGAAATAATTAGTCCATTAATAGACGAATGGTGGGGTGGACGAAAGATGAGGCACTTACTACCAAAACTATTTTTTAATCATTTTAATCAGACTAGTTTCATTGTAGAAAAGGATGAAGAAATTATTGGATTTTTAATCGGATTTTTATCACAAACATTTTCTGACAAAGCCTATATTCATTTTGTTGGTGTTCATCCAGAATATAGAAAATGTAATGTAGGGAAACAACTTTATAATGTTTTTTTTGATATAGCAAAACATTACGATCGTAATACTGTACATTGCTTAACCTCACCTGTTAATAAAACTTCCATTTCATTTCATCAAAAAATGGGGTTTAATATCGAAGAAGGTAACATTGAAATTGAGGGTGTATCTATACATACAAATTATGATGGGACGGGTCAAGATCGGGTTTTATTTGTTAAAAAGATATAAAGAAATATTAATTATTTTGGTGTGTGATTTGATAGTTTTGAAAGAATTAAGGAGAAAAGTTAATGGTTGAATCTTTGATAACGATGTTAAGCCATGCGGAAAAGACATTTGAATTTAAAACGAACTGCTATAAAGAAGTTAATGGGGGTTGGTTAAATAAAAAGTGGTGTATCTCTACAAATAAAGGAGACTTTTTGATAAAACAGTTCAGTAATCAACGATACAATCAACAAAGTTTTACTTTTATTGAACTTGCATTGCAAAGACAGCTTAATTTGAGAAATCATGGCGTTAACTGTCCCTATATCTATACAAATAACACTCAAATTATTCAAACCCCTACACTTGAACTATGGTACATGTTAATGGAATATTGTGAAGGTTCTTCTATGAGTCCTGATTCAATCAAAGAGGATCATATGTATTACTTGGGTAAAACATGTGCGATGATGCATAAACAATTTAAAGAGATATCTACAGAAAAAGAAATATTTCATTTTGAAAACAGTCGTGAAGTGTTATTTAAACACTATCAAACACAATTAGAAAATGTTGAAAAACTTAATCAGATCCAACATATTCATTTGATAAAAAAGTTAGAAGCCATTATTAAAAGTTTTGATGATCAGTTTTTTAAACAAATTCCAAAAGGGTTTACCCATTCTGATTTTGCATCTGACAATGTATTGTTTAACAATAATGATGTGATTGTTTTGGATTTTGACCGCAATTGTTATTCATATCAATGGCATGATGTAGGAAGAGCAATCATGTCCTACGCATTTAACAATGATTCAATTGATATATCCCTTTTAACTTCATTTGTTAAGGGCTATAACTCCATTTATTCGTTATCTATTTCAGAAATTGTTAAAGCAATTAAACTTGTTTGGATAGTAGAAGTTACTTGGTGGATCAAATCGGACTTATTGTTGCAAGAGAAAGCACTAAAAGTAAAAAGATTCATAGAGGAATTAACATGGCTGACAAATCATTGGTTTGATCTAGAATCCTATCTTATGGTTACTGAGCCCTGATTTATGGTGGATATTTAAACATTCTATAATTGAATAGAATCATTCTATAATACTTTACTCCAAAAAAGCATTATAATTAAAACCGTAATGTTTAGAATGCTTGAAGGGAGTGATAAAAGTGAATAAAACGATAGGAATTATCGGCGGAATGGGACCCATGGCAACCGTTGATTTAATGGAAAAAATTATTAAGAATACGCCTGCAAAAGATGATCAAGAACATATCCATGTTATAGCTGACAATAATGCACAAATACCAGATCGTTCTTCTGCTATTCTGGGCAAAGGAGAAGACCCAACTCCATTATTAGTACAATCAGCACAACGATTACAAAATGCAGGAGCCGATTTACTTGTTATTGCATGTAATACGGCACACTTTTTTTATAATGCTGTAAAGAAGACAATACAAATTCCGATCTTACACATTCCTCTTGAGACAGCTTATCATTTAAAAAAGAATAATTTTAATAAGGTTGGATTATTAGCAACAGAAGGAACAGTCAAATCAAAATTGTACCAGAGATATTTTCAAAAGTATGATATTGAATTTATTCGAACTGATTATACATTACAGGAAAAAGTAATGCAGGGAATATACGATATCAAAGGTGGGAAGCTAGATACAGGTTATATGCACCTTTCGTTCGTGGCTGAACAATTGAAAAAAAGTGGAGCTGAAGCCATTGTAGCTGGTTGTACTGAAGTTCCTTTGGTATTGAAATCAACAGAGGAAATGTGTGTGATTGATCCAACAGATATCATTGCCAAAAAAGTCATAGAAGTAGCTACTGGAATCGATAAAGAGAGATTTAAAATTTCAATATAACTTTATAACTTATTTGTTATTCATAAGTTCCAATAATGCATGCTAACTTATCACTATTCCACACGTTTTGATATAAAGGGAGATTTCTCTCATTGTATATCATATTTAAGTTATTACTAACTTTTAATCAGGTGTGAGATATAGTAAAATCAATTCAAGTAGGTGAGTATGTAAAGGAGTAAATTATGAATATCGAAAATATTGAGGCATTTATTTATGTCTGTCAGTTAGGAAGTTTTAATAAAGCAGCAGAAGCCCTATTTTTAACTCAGCCTTCTGTCACCGCTAGAATTCAATCACTTGAACGTGAAATGAACTTAAAGCTTTTTAACCGGAATGGAAAGAATATTTCATTAACAGATAAGGGTGAGTATTTTTTTCCTCATGCTCAAAAAATATTGCAGTCCTATCAGGATGCAAAGTATGGCATGCAGCAAGTAGTTTTACCAAATGAATTAAATATAGGCAGTGCACTATCTATTTCTAACAATGTTTTGCCTTCAATATTACCTGAAATAAAATCAGAATTTAACAATGTGCGAATTAAGATTGTTACAGGTCACTC
Protein-coding sequences here:
- a CDS encoding DUF2569 family protein gives rise to the protein MQTIETKRGFGFMYIIILIFLMFPINVLAYYKIEVLPMIFNGSFPILISLSKLWSFIVLIDFILMPIIIMLSFVIIVLFFKRSKYVPKLITLTLIGYLILLLIDLAANNFLSNYANGEYLSAVNDRILKSIFRTFLYILVTIPYLFISKKTKEIFIR
- a CDS encoding HAD family hydrolase, giving the protein MIKSVIFDLDGTLLNRNESLRRFIDDQYNKIDALKKIDKQTYIQRFIDLDDHGYVWKDKVYGQLIKEYHLSITVEELLEDYINSFQHHCIGFPGLMEMLAALKNKGLKLAIISNGYGMFQYQNIQALEIENYFDFIVISEWEGIKKPEPEIFRNTLKKLGVKADEAIYFGDHPDNDVIASRNVGMRALWKESNLYDVPSENDGIIRDLLDVNKIINELQKQND
- a CDS encoding GNAT family N-acetyltransferase, whose product is MQIRSLKPTDYEIISPLIDEWWGGRKMRHLLPKLFFNHFNQTSFIVEKDEEIIGFLIGFLSQTFSDKAYIHFVGVHPEYRKCNVGKQLYNVFFDIAKHYDRNTVHCLTSPVNKTSISFHQKMGFNIEEGNIEIEGVSIHTNYDGTGQDRVLFVKKI
- a CDS encoding phosphotransferase, whose translation is MVESLITMLSHAEKTFEFKTNCYKEVNGGWLNKKWCISTNKGDFLIKQFSNQRYNQQSFTFIELALQRQLNLRNHGVNCPYIYTNNTQIIQTPTLELWYMLMEYCEGSSMSPDSIKEDHMYYLGKTCAMMHKQFKEISTEKEIFHFENSREVLFKHYQTQLENVEKLNQIQHIHLIKKLEAIIKSFDDQFFKQIPKGFTHSDFASDNVLFNNNDVIVLDFDRNCYSYQWHDVGRAIMSYAFNNDSIDISLLTSFVKGYNSIYSLSISEIVKAIKLVWIVEVTWWIKSDLLLQEKALKVKRFIEELTWLTNHWFDLESYLMVTEP
- a CDS encoding amino acid racemase, which codes for MNKTIGIIGGMGPMATVDLMEKIIKNTPAKDDQEHIHVIADNNAQIPDRSSAILGKGEDPTPLLVQSAQRLQNAGADLLVIACNTAHFFYNAVKKTIQIPILHIPLETAYHLKKNNFNKVGLLATEGTVKSKLYQRYFQKYDIEFIRTDYTLQEKVMQGIYDIKGGKLDTGYMHLSFVAEQLKKSGAEAIVAGCTEVPLVLKSTEEMCVIDPTDIIAKKVIEVATGIDKERFKISI